From the Amycolatopsis thermoflava N1165 genome, one window contains:
- a CDS encoding fumarylacetoacetate hydrolase family protein, which translates to MKLVTFTSAGTDRVGVVDTASGLVHDVSGVLPDGAGVLEVVENWDELGPVLARQASEQPGTPLDSVRLRAPIPAPRRNVFCVGKNYREHVAEFGRSGYDTPGRSEALPDKPILFSKTTTSVTGPYDDVQSHPGVTSELDYEGELAVIIGRGGRGISRERAFEHVWGYTIVNDVTARDLQRDHKQWLLGKSLDTHCPMGPYAVSADEVPDVTALELETTVNGENRQLALVKDLIFDIPDLIATLSAGITLLPGDIIATGTPAGVGIGFEPPKFLSRGDVVEVAITGLGVLRNRIV; encoded by the coding sequence ATGAAGCTGGTGACGTTCACCTCGGCGGGAACGGACCGGGTCGGCGTGGTGGACACCGCGTCCGGCCTGGTCCACGACGTCAGCGGGGTTCTGCCCGACGGCGCCGGAGTGCTCGAAGTCGTGGAGAACTGGGACGAACTCGGGCCCGTCCTGGCCCGGCAGGCCTCCGAGCAACCGGGAACGCCGCTGGACTCGGTGCGGCTGCGCGCGCCGATCCCGGCGCCCCGCCGCAACGTGTTCTGCGTCGGGAAGAACTACCGGGAACACGTCGCGGAGTTCGGCCGCAGCGGGTACGACACGCCGGGCCGCTCCGAGGCGCTGCCCGACAAACCCATCCTGTTCTCCAAGACCACCACGTCGGTGACCGGCCCCTACGACGACGTCCAATCGCACCCCGGGGTCACGTCCGAACTGGACTACGAGGGTGAGCTCGCGGTCATCATCGGCCGGGGCGGCCGCGGCATCAGCCGGGAGCGAGCCTTCGAGCACGTGTGGGGATACACCATCGTCAACGACGTCACCGCGCGGGATCTGCAGCGCGATCACAAACAGTGGCTGCTGGGCAAGTCGCTGGACACGCACTGCCCGATGGGCCCGTACGCCGTCAGCGCCGACGAGGTCCCCGACGTCACCGCGCTGGAGCTGGAGACCACGGTCAACGGCGAGAACCGCCAGCTGGCGCTGGTCAAGGACCTGATCTTCGACATCCCGGACCTGATCGCCACCCTGTCGGCGGGCATCACGCTGCTGCCCGGCGACATCATCGCCACCGGCACCCCGGCCGGGGTCGGCATCGGGTTCGAGCCGCCGAAGTTCCTGTCCCGCGGGGACGTCGTCGAGGTCGCCATCACCGGCCTCGGTGTCCTGCGCAACCGGATCGTGTGA
- a CDS encoding FadR/GntR family transcriptional regulator, with protein sequence MTVEQSLRALVAEGARDGTLGPGAKLPTERDLVARLSAPRSAVRRALEALERDGLVSRHVGRGTFLTDAVTAAADAPSDTSPAEIMQVRQLLEPQVAMVAARVATQADLARIGEVLDAGGAAEDFEGFERSDALLHRSIAVAAHNGLLMTMFDVMNTARSLPVWGSLKRRTSTPELRRCYHREHSDIVEALRDRDPDGAADAMRAHLQHVSDTLLGRG encoded by the coding sequence ATGACGGTGGAGCAGTCCCTGCGTGCCCTGGTCGCGGAAGGCGCCCGGGACGGCACGCTGGGCCCCGGTGCGAAACTGCCGACCGAACGGGACCTGGTGGCGCGGCTGTCGGCCCCGCGCAGCGCGGTCCGGCGCGCGCTGGAAGCGCTCGAACGCGACGGCTTGGTGAGCCGGCACGTCGGGCGGGGGACCTTCCTCACCGACGCCGTGACCGCGGCCGCCGACGCGCCGTCGGACACCAGCCCCGCCGAGATCATGCAGGTCCGGCAGTTGCTGGAGCCGCAGGTCGCCATGGTCGCCGCCCGGGTGGCCACCCAGGCCGACCTCGCCCGCATCGGTGAGGTCCTGGACGCCGGTGGCGCGGCGGAGGACTTCGAGGGTTTCGAACGCTCCGACGCGCTGCTGCACCGTTCCATCGCCGTGGCGGCGCACAACGGCCTGCTGATGACGATGTTCGACGTCATGAACACCGCGCGCTCGCTGCCGGTGTGGGGAAGCCTCAAACGCCGCACCTCGACGCCCGAACTGCGCCGCTGCTACCACCGCGAGCACAGCGACATCGTGGAAGCCCTCCGCGACCGCGATCCCGACGGCGCCGCCGACGCGATGCGCGCCCACCTCCAGCACGTCAGCGACACCCTGCTCGGCCGCGGCTGA
- a CDS encoding ATP-binding protein, with product MTTRPMTAEPPLTLDLEPDTVPPLVAVRQWAARALSDLGEDHLVAVQLVATELLSNAYEHAGGAHQLRLRRLREPCRTVIEVDDSSDEQPTVVREHDPRVAGGRGLAMVDKLSSAWGSRPRSGGGKTVWGTIDCTVYPWDRCL from the coding sequence ATGACGACGCGACCGATGACTGCCGAGCCGCCGCTGACGTTGGACCTCGAACCGGATACAGTGCCGCCCCTCGTGGCGGTACGGCAGTGGGCGGCGAGAGCGTTGTCCGATCTCGGCGAGGACCACCTGGTCGCGGTGCAACTGGTGGCCACAGAGCTGCTGAGCAACGCCTACGAGCATGCTGGTGGTGCGCACCAGCTGCGGCTCCGGCGGCTCCGCGAGCCGTGCCGGACCGTGATCGAGGTGGACGACAGCAGCGACGAGCAACCCACGGTTGTGAGGGAGCATGACCCGCGGGTGGCCGGCGGGCGCGGCCTGGCGATGGTGGACAAGCTGAGCAGTGCATGGGGCAGCCGGCCCCGCTCAGGCGGCGGCAAGACGGTATGGGGCACGATCGACTGCACCGTCTACCCCTGGGACCGCTGCCTCTGA
- a CDS encoding FAD-dependent oxidoreductase, whose product MSGAVLVAVDGDADVLGDVERELRERYARHYRIVCLSSPQKALTVLEELAGAGDEVALVLAGQWLPGMTGSELLDRTRRLHPHAKRGLLIAWGDWGDRETGEAIYTSIARGLIDHYVLRPMATPDEAFHQAISSSLLDWAESRRTSPYTIHVIGETWSGRAYELRQALGRCAIPHSFCLADSDEGRARLATVGDGIRLPVVLFPDGTVLTDPSNTELALASGSPVSPERMEFDLVIVGAGPAGLSAAVYGASEGFSTLVVDEGGLGGQATSSSLIRNYLGFPRGVSGRRLAQQAYDQAWVFGAKFAFMRQARAVERAGGELFVTLSGDARVRTRAVLLATGASYHQLGVPALEALSGAGVFYGPPSSEAPAMTGRDVYVLGGGNSAGQAALYLARYARSVTLVVRASSLEAGMSQYLTREIAATPGLEVRTGTEIVGGGGDGRLDHLVLRDRVTGDEETTGADGLFIMIGARPHTRWLPPEIDRDDQGFVLTGSDLRDGTWPLQRNPLLLETSMPGVFAAGDARHGSVKRVASAVGEGSVAIQLLHRLFAANAQQPRGRAKETRPAPAT is encoded by the coding sequence ATGTCCGGCGCAGTGCTCGTCGCCGTCGACGGGGATGCGGACGTACTCGGGGATGTCGAGCGGGAGCTGCGGGAGCGCTACGCCCGGCACTACCGGATCGTGTGCCTGTCCTCGCCCCAGAAGGCGCTGACTGTCCTCGAGGAACTCGCCGGCGCGGGCGATGAGGTCGCGCTCGTCCTCGCCGGCCAGTGGCTGCCCGGGATGACCGGCAGCGAGCTGCTGGACCGCACCCGCCGCCTCCACCCGCACGCGAAACGCGGGCTGCTCATCGCGTGGGGCGACTGGGGCGACCGCGAAACCGGCGAAGCGATCTACACCTCGATCGCCCGCGGGCTCATCGACCACTACGTCCTGCGGCCGATGGCCACCCCGGACGAGGCGTTCCACCAAGCGATCTCGAGTTCGCTGCTGGACTGGGCCGAGTCGCGGCGGACCTCGCCCTACACCATCCACGTCATCGGGGAGACCTGGTCCGGCCGGGCCTACGAGCTGCGCCAGGCCCTCGGCCGCTGCGCGATCCCGCACTCGTTCTGCCTGGCCGACTCCGACGAGGGCCGCGCACGCCTGGCCACGGTGGGCGACGGGATCCGGCTGCCGGTCGTCCTCTTCCCCGACGGCACCGTCCTCACCGACCCGAGCAACACCGAGCTGGCGTTGGCCTCAGGCTCGCCGGTGAGCCCCGAGCGGATGGAGTTCGACCTGGTCATCGTCGGGGCCGGGCCGGCCGGGCTGTCCGCGGCCGTGTACGGCGCGTCGGAGGGGTTCAGCACGCTGGTCGTCGACGAGGGCGGGCTCGGCGGCCAGGCGACCTCCAGCTCGCTGATCCGCAACTACCTCGGGTTCCCCCGGGGCGTCAGCGGCCGGCGCCTCGCCCAGCAGGCCTACGACCAGGCGTGGGTCTTCGGCGCGAAGTTCGCGTTCATGCGGCAGGCCCGCGCTGTGGAGCGCGCGGGCGGCGAGCTGTTCGTCACCCTGTCCGGCGACGCCCGGGTGCGGACCCGCGCGGTCCTCCTGGCCACCGGCGCGAGCTACCACCAGCTCGGAGTGCCTGCGCTGGAAGCCCTCAGCGGCGCCGGGGTCTTCTACGGCCCGCCGTCCTCGGAAGCGCCCGCCATGACCGGCCGCGACGTGTACGTCCTTGGTGGCGGCAACTCGGCCGGCCAGGCCGCCCTGTACCTCGCCCGCTACGCCCGCAGCGTCACGCTCGTGGTCCGCGCCTCTTCGCTGGAAGCCGGCATGTCGCAGTACCTGACCCGCGAGATCGCGGCGACCCCCGGGCTGGAGGTCCGCACCGGAACCGAGATCGTGGGCGGCGGCGGTGACGGACGGCTGGACCACCTCGTGCTCCGCGACCGCGTGACCGGCGACGAGGAAACCACCGGCGCGGACGGGCTGTTCATCATGATCGGGGCCCGGCCGCATACCCGCTGGCTGCCACCCGAGATCGACCGGGACGACCAGGGCTTCGTCCTCACCGGATCCGACCTCCGCGACGGCACCTGGCCACTGCAGCGCAACCCGCTGCTCCTCGAAACGAGCATGCCCGGCGTCTTCGCCGCCGGCGACGCCCGGCACGGCTCGGTGAAACGCGTGGCCTCCGCCGTCGGCGAGGGCTCGGTGGCGATCCAGCTCCTGCACCGGCTCTTCGCGGCGAACGCCCAGCAGCCCCGCGGACGCGCGAAGGAAACTCGCCCCGCACCGGCGACCTGA
- a CDS encoding MSMEG_0565 family glycosyltransferase, which translates to MRIALLSYSTKPRGGVVHTLALAEALAAEGAEVTVWSLGRGGDSGFFRPVDPAVSVRIVPFPEVEGEGVGPRILRSIEVLRAAFDPGGYDIVHAQDCISANAVERVVRTVHHIDHFTTPELAACHERAIRRPYAHVCVSAAVAGELREGWGVEATVIPNGVDYERFASAAPDPAWSGRFVLSVGGIEPRKGSLDLLEAYALLRETDPDVRLVIAGGETLFDYRDYRTAWEKRAAELGVEPVVLGPVAHDALPSLVAAADVFAFPSTKEGFGLAAMEALAAGVPVVTRELPVLREVFDGAARFATDPAGLADQMRAALADPERLREAGRQLAASYSWGAAARAHLTLYRGLLAE; encoded by the coding sequence GTGAGGATCGCCCTGCTCAGCTACTCGACGAAGCCGCGCGGCGGGGTCGTGCACACTCTGGCCCTGGCCGAGGCGCTGGCCGCCGAGGGCGCGGAGGTGACCGTGTGGTCGCTGGGCCGCGGTGGGGACAGCGGGTTCTTCCGCCCGGTCGACCCGGCGGTGAGCGTGCGGATCGTGCCGTTCCCGGAGGTCGAGGGCGAGGGCGTCGGGCCGCGGATCCTGCGCTCGATCGAGGTGCTGCGCGCGGCGTTCGACCCGGGCGGCTACGACATCGTGCACGCCCAGGACTGCATCAGCGCCAACGCGGTCGAGCGGGTCGTGCGCACGGTGCACCACATCGACCATTTCACCACGCCGGAACTGGCCGCCTGCCACGAACGCGCGATCCGCCGCCCGTACGCGCACGTCTGCGTGTCCGCCGCGGTGGCCGGGGAGCTGCGCGAGGGCTGGGGCGTCGAGGCGACGGTGATCCCGAACGGCGTCGACTACGAGCGGTTCGCCAGTGCCGCGCCGGATCCCGCGTGGTCGGGTCGTTTCGTGCTGTCGGTGGGCGGGATCGAGCCACGCAAGGGTTCGCTGGACCTGCTGGAGGCCTACGCGCTGCTACGCGAGACCGACCCGGACGTGCGGCTGGTGATCGCGGGCGGCGAGACCCTGTTCGACTACCGCGACTACCGGACGGCGTGGGAGAAGCGGGCCGCCGAGCTGGGCGTGGAGCCGGTGGTGCTGGGCCCGGTCGCGCACGACGCGCTGCCGTCCCTGGTCGCCGCGGCGGACGTGTTCGCCTTCCCCTCGACCAAAGAGGGCTTCGGCCTCGCCGCGATGGAGGCGCTGGCCGCCGGAGTTCCGGTGGTCACCCGCGAGCTGCCCGTGCTGCGCGAAGTGTTCGACGGCGCCGCCCGGTTCGCCACCGACCCCGCCGGGCTGGCCGACCAGATGCGAGCCGCGCTGGCTGACCCGGAGCGCCTGCGGGAAGCCGGCCGTCAGCTGGCAGCGTCCTACAGCTGGGGCGCCGCGGCGCGGGCGCACCTGACGCTGTACCGGGGGCTGCTGGCGGAGTGA
- a CDS encoding carbon-nitrogen hydrolase family protein — MGTIRIGAVAAHFGRDLDFDLQRIATLIEHARSSGVALLVLPDAALGGYLADLRHPDPGALPPALAPDDVHLRKIAALAADMVVCVGYCEADGEQRYNAAVCVTGDGVLGRHRKVHQPPGEVAAYSAGTSFAAFDSPVGRLGMLIDYDKTFPESARSLALDGAEILACLSAWPTSITNRAPRMSQDRQARLFDLYDQARAAENQVVLASSNQTGAMGGMRFLGQAKVVGPGGDILARTWSKAGIAIAEVDVAGEVATARRVLHHLAERKPDAYWSRT; from the coding sequence ATGGGGACCATCCGCATCGGAGCCGTGGCCGCGCACTTCGGCCGCGACCTCGACTTCGACCTGCAGCGCATCGCCACGCTCATCGAGCACGCCCGCTCCTCGGGGGTGGCGCTGCTGGTGCTGCCCGACGCCGCGCTCGGCGGGTACCTCGCCGACCTGCGCCACCCGGACCCCGGCGCGCTACCACCCGCGCTCGCCCCGGACGATGTGCACCTGCGCAAGATCGCCGCGCTCGCCGCGGACATGGTGGTGTGCGTCGGGTACTGCGAGGCCGACGGCGAGCAGCGCTACAACGCGGCGGTGTGCGTCACCGGCGACGGCGTGCTCGGCAGGCATCGCAAGGTGCACCAGCCGCCCGGCGAGGTCGCCGCCTACTCGGCAGGCACCTCCTTCGCCGCGTTCGACTCGCCGGTGGGGCGGCTCGGCATGCTCATCGACTACGACAAGACGTTCCCCGAATCGGCGCGCAGCCTCGCCCTCGACGGCGCCGAGATCCTGGCCTGCCTGTCGGCGTGGCCCACCAGCATCACCAACCGCGCGCCCCGCATGTCGCAGGACCGGCAGGCCCGGTTGTTCGACCTCTACGACCAGGCGCGCGCGGCGGAGAACCAGGTGGTGCTGGCCTCGTCGAACCAGACCGGCGCGATGGGCGGGATGCGCTTCCTGGGCCAGGCCAAGGTGGTCGGGCCGGGCGGCGACATCCTGGCCCGCACCTGGAGCAAGGCCGGCATCGCGATCGCCGAGGTCGACGTCGCCGGCGAGGTCGCCACCGCGCGGCGGGTGCTGCACCACCTGGCCGAGCGCAAACCCGACGCCTACTGGAGCCGCACGTGA
- a CDS encoding carbon-nitrogen hydrolase family protein, whose translation MSTLRMAAVAAPFDRDLERDFDRIAALIATARADGVGLLALPEACLGGYLANLDGGADGPPPLDVDGPEIKRLAALAGDMVVTAGYCEHAEGRLYNSVVCVTGDGVLGNHRKVHQPLSEDATYRAGDGFAAFDTPVGRLGMLICYDKAFPESARSLALDGAEIGVCVSAWPGSRTNPAADLAQDRWKRRFDLFDQARALENQIVWLSANQSGAFGDLRFVASAKVVDPGGEILAGTGVAEGIAVAELDVRQALETARRSMGHLRDRRPAAYPALAGGEEELAAARY comes from the coding sequence ATGAGCACCCTGCGGATGGCCGCGGTCGCGGCGCCCTTCGACCGCGACCTGGAGCGCGATTTCGACCGCATCGCCGCCCTGATCGCCACCGCCCGCGCGGACGGCGTCGGCCTGCTCGCCCTGCCCGAGGCCTGCCTCGGCGGCTACCTGGCCAACCTCGACGGCGGAGCCGACGGGCCACCACCCCTGGACGTCGACGGCCCCGAGATCAAGCGGCTGGCCGCGCTCGCCGGGGACATGGTGGTGACCGCGGGCTACTGCGAGCACGCCGAAGGACGGCTCTACAACAGCGTCGTCTGCGTGACCGGTGACGGCGTGCTGGGCAACCACCGCAAGGTGCACCAACCGCTGTCGGAGGACGCCACCTACCGCGCCGGCGACGGGTTCGCCGCGTTCGACACGCCGGTCGGGCGGCTGGGCATGCTCATCTGCTACGACAAGGCGTTCCCCGAGTCCGCGCGCAGCCTCGCCCTGGACGGCGCCGAGATCGGCGTGTGCGTCTCGGCGTGGCCGGGCAGCCGCACCAACCCCGCCGCGGACCTCGCGCAGGACCGGTGGAAACGCCGCTTCGACCTGTTCGACCAGGCGCGAGCGCTGGAGAACCAGATCGTGTGGCTGTCGGCCAACCAGTCCGGCGCGTTCGGCGACCTGCGGTTCGTCGCCAGCGCCAAGGTCGTCGACCCGGGCGGCGAGATCCTGGCCGGCACCGGAGTCGCCGAAGGCATCGCCGTCGCCGAACTCGACGTGCGGCAGGCGCTGGAGACCGCGCGCCGGTCGATGGGCCACCTGCGGGACCGGCGGCCGGCGGCCTACCCGGCGCTGGCCGGCGGCGAGGAGGAACTCGCCGCGGCGCGATACTGA